Genomic DNA from Larus michahellis chromosome 3, bLarMic1.1, whole genome shotgun sequence:
GGCTAGCGGGGGAGGAAGGCAAAATTCGAGCAGAGAaatcaagagaaagaaatcacATACCAAAGTAATCAATATTTATTCCAAAGCAGTATTAAATTTTGTTACTGTATAAATGACTCTGTTCATTAGAGTTCCTTCAGTCTGGCCACAGTTACGGACACAGCAGTGTTATGACTTAAGACATGGAGTAACTACTCCAAGATACAAAAATTGAATTCACAGTACGAAAAGTGAAGTTTCATTCACAGAAACAGAACTCGTAAAGCAATCAAAGCTGGGTTTAGATTTTTACTTGGAAGTTTAGACAGTGACAATTTTTACTCTGAATAAACACGAGGGTTTATTTTATGCTCACTGCGAATTACCACCGTATAGACCAAGTGAGCAACAAGAGAGCAGGAATACCAAGTACCTGTCCACTTTCTCATGAAGCTGTACCAGGACCATCTCTACCACCCACAGCAATTTGACATAAAACTCTCCTTGGCCCATTGATTACCAAAACAAAGTAATTTCTAAGTAGACAAACATTCTTTAGCTTAATCATTAAATTATGTCAAAGTTCTTCAATATGAACTACACTGGTTTTGCAAAAGATGTGAACAGTCTACCATAGGGTATACTTTTTAGTAGTAAGATAAAAAAGATTTAATTCTGTGtatgacttaaaaaaaccccaaaacatactCTGCCTTGGCAGCACTGCAGCAACTGGACTCTTGTCTATCAGAGTATAATTATTGCGACCGATGCATTCATCCAGGATAATCAGCTTCTTTGCGGAACAGGAGGCCATTCCATGATCGCTTGTTATTATGATGTTAATAGTGTCCCACAAACCGACTGCCTTCAATTTATCAGTAAGGAAACCAATATGATTATCCACTTCTTCTAATACTTTGCGCATGTTCTCAGTGTCCTCTGGTCCATACTTGTGCCCACTTGCATCTGGTTCTTCCCAGTATAAAGTAGCAAAACTGACTACTGGATTAGAGCTGTTCAGCCAGGCAACAATTTTCTCCACTCTCTCCTCAAATGTTACTGAAAAGTTATACTTCATAAAGAACTGAGGGGTAGTATCATTAATTCTTACATCGGTACCAGGCCACATTGCAGCAGCACTTGCTCCATTTCTCTGTTGTTGATTTGTTACCCAAATTGGAATTGCCTCATTCCACCAGAAGGGATCCGAATCATTGAACTGTGAAAACTTTTTCTTGGCATCTGCATCATACATGTCATTAGCTACGATGCCATGGCTTTCTTCATATAAGCCTGTCACTATGGTATAATGGTTTGGGAAAGTCTTGGTGATAAAAGCATTCGTAACTTGTTTTACAAGCACACCATCCGCAATGAACTTCTGAAGATGAGGAAGTTTATAGGTTTCCAAGTAGTCAGCCCTGAAGCCATCAAAGGACACGAGGAGTAACCTGGATACCGAATGCCCAGTAGCGTGAGCACAACAGGCAACTATTCCAGAAAAAAGTAATGTTAACATCGAGTTCATTGTTGATACTTCAAAGTATTTCCAGCAGGTAATCAGATGCacctggaaaattaaaaaagataaggCATGTAACAAAATAATTGTACTGGAACCAGTTTAACTAGCTATGCATTATGTACATCTTCCTTATAGATGTTATAGAGGTGCAAAATCACCAGTCTAAACAACCACTGAAGTCAGCAGTGTATTTCCCTACTGCCTTCAGAAGTCTCTCATATATTGTCATActttttcatatattaaaacaaataagcaatgagatttttttttcattccagactaaacaaaaggaagaattgttttctctcttttaagcAATAATTCCATCCTTCTGTGTGTCTTATTACAATTCTACACTCCAAGACAGACAATCAgtatttttcctcatgttcaagCACAAGCACCTGAACAACTCTGGGTCCACACTTAAGAGTCCTGTGCAACTCTAAAACCTGCTTACACATCACTGTTCAGGACAGAAGTTTATTTTCTACTgtaattataatttttctttttgatcccACCTTTCCTCTTGCAGAGTTTCCACCCTCTCGAGTTGCTGGACGACTTTTGAGCCTTTCAGCATTCCTGTTTGCTCATTACTTACTCTATACGTGGAACTGTAAGGAGCGACTGTCTTCTTTCTAAGCTGTTGTACATCTACCATGACAGTATTTAAACCTGTTCTTTACATaccacatttctctctctctagAGAAAGAGTTTAAAAATCATTAGTAACCTTAGCTATGAGGCAAGTATTTCTCACCAAGGAATTCGTGACTATTATGAATGCAAGGTATGATTTGTAagcttctcccccccgcccccaaacttATTATGTGTGACAGGTGCACTTTGTTCAAGAAGGTCCAGAATTATTCTATAAACctttaagaaaaaggaagtgaagCTCCAGATTTCACAAAAGCTTCTGCAATGTTGTTAGAGAGCGTATTTACTTCTCACGAATGAGAACTAAAATTCTCCCCCAACTCCAGCAAATTTCTCCTTTATCTCGCTTGCATAAACTGGAGTGATTCTAGAAGGAACAGCAGGTATTTTCCTAATTGTAGTGATAACTTCTGGCCCTTCTCAACCCTTTCCGCCAAACCCTGTAAAGCTGTGAGCGTATTATTTTCAAAGCGTAAGTAGCTTTAACGTTAGCTAAAGCTATAGCAGTGAGAGGAATTCAAAGCATGGGAAATCATCCCCCACGCAACCAACAGCTGAAACTTCTTCAGAAGATGCATGTGTTAGAAGAAAGGATCGTCAAAGCCGGCATTAAGGTATCTCCTAATACAGAGGACTTATAACACGCAGCCCctttaaagaaggggaaaaacaaagaaaaagagatgaggaATGGAACAGAGAAACGCCCGTTTCACATTGTCAGGTGCTTCAAAAAGCAGAACCAGAGTTTTTCATAGCGTGTTAAGACCTAAGACCACAACAATAGGTCCGAAATACTCCAAAGACGCCAAGTGTGTGTTTTCACACTCTGTATCGCAGCGTTACGGCTCCCGAACCCCTCCACCGGCTTCCCAAGTTGCTCGGTTCGGTCAGCCAAGGAGTTATCCCGGCCCCCAACCCTCACGACAAGATGCCGCCTCCTCGTTACAAACTCCGTCGGTCGGGCCCGGCTCCCGCGGCGTCGGAGGGGAAACTCAGCGTCCGGAGCCCGAAGCGGCTCCCGGCTCCCCTGCTCGGCCGGGGGGGCTCCGGCAGCtggcccccccgcccctttcttcCCCTCACCTGAAAACCGTGGCGGCGGAGGCGCGACCACCCGCCGGTACGAGCCCCaaggagcggggcggggggggaagtcccgcggcccagccccgctccccgccgcaccGTGAGGGCCCGCTGCTCCGCGGCGATAGAGGTGACCGGCTGCGACTCgggggggggatcggggggggAAAGCAACGCGCCTGCGCACCCGCCGCCCGCGCGGCCCCAACCACCATTCGCGGCCGCAACGGCGCGAGCAGCTGCTTTTGGGGGGggcggaagggggggggggagcggcggtaGCGGGGGGAGCTCGGTGGATGCGATTGGCTGGGGGCCCGCTGGCGGAAGCTCCGATTGGTTACACCGGGGTGGGCGGGGCGCTGTCAGATACggagggggctggagggatcCGGGGTGAGGGGGAGCCGAGGGGTCTGAGGGGGAGCCGAGGGGGATTGAGGAGAGGGGAGCCGAGGGGAGCCATGGGGGATTGAGGGGAGCCATGGGGGATTGAGGGGAGCGGAGCTGAGGGGAAGTGAGGGGAACCATGGGGGACTGAGGAGAGCGGAGCTGAGGGGAGGTGGGGTGAGGGAGCGCTGTGGGGAGCTAAGGTGAGGGGAAGCTGAAGAGAGCCGTGGGGAATTGAGGGGAGAGGAGCTgagggagggctgtgggaacCCCAGGGGAGCCATGGGGGGCtgaagggagcagagctggggggaggtGAGTGGAGCTGAGGTGAGGGGCTGCTGAAGGGAGCTGAGCTGAGGGGGCCTGAGGTGaggggagctgtagagagccatgaggggctgagggggggggggctgaggtgCAGGGGGTTGTAGGGAGCCATGGGGGGCTGAGGAgagcggggctgaggggagctgTGGGAGGTGGCTCTCACAAGCAGGGAGATGTGGTGGGTTGCAGGGGAGCATGGGTTCTTACGAGAGATGTTTTAGCCCCCTGGACTGGGATGCAGGTGGGTTGCCTTCGAGGTGGGACAGTGAGGCCTGCTGGTAAGAGGTCAGAGCTCGCTTGGGGTACAGGCTGTTTGCTGGGGtgccctgcagctgcagaagggcaCCGTGGTGCGAGGCGAGGCTGTGACAGAGTGTGTTACTGGGAGTTGTCCTGTGTTTCCCCGGGATGCCTGGAACCTGTCTCTGCAGATgttgcagcagccccaggctgcgGCCTTTGCAAGGCAATGGTGGTTGTCAGCATGATTACAAACCTGTTCTCCGTGACTCTGGCTCCCTTTCAGTCACATGGCTCTGAAAGTTGACTGTTCGTATTCTTTCCTGCATATGACCTTTTTGTGCTCTCTTGTGACAAGAGTTTACCCTAACACTTAGAATACGTGCCCAACACATTGTATGTGTTGTTGAATGTTAAGTACTTCGAATGCCAGTGCTGCTTTTAGAAAAGCAGTATGTCGTATGATGGGTTGAGGTCTGGTGTAAGTCCTGGTGTAGGTTTGCTTCATAAATTAAGGCAAATAGTTCACATtcccttggttttcctttttattatggGAAGGGATTAGTAATTCTGCAAAACCTGTTAAGTTACTGGTGCTGAATAACAATGAAATCAGCTCTATATAAATAGAGAAAATACATGTCCTTTAATagcacagagcagaaaacatCACTCCATTTTAAATTTCATcataaaaactgagaaaagacaTGTTTATAGCTTCATGATTGACTTAAGTAGAGGATCTGAATTTCATTCTGTGTATCTGGGTAGCGTGTTTATTCTGAATGCTGCATAGATTTGAGCTTGTTTTTTTCTAATGCCTTTCACGTATGTATGAGTTTGGCAGGTTGTGCTACCTCTGCATGCCAAGTGTGGAGTGGCTCTAAAGACGTGGTACAGTAGACTGAACAAAGTGACACGCCTCTGATTCACCTTGTTTTATGGAATGTAGCAGGTGTGGCAAAGGAAGCAGTtgtaaaagaggaaagaaaaaa
This window encodes:
- the ENPP4 gene encoding bis(5'-adenosyl)-triphosphatase ENPP4 isoform X2 is translated as MNSMLTLLFSGIVACCAHATGHSVSRLLLVSFDGFRADYLETYKLPHLQKFIADGVLVKQVTNAFITKTFPNHYTIVTGLYEESHGIVANDMYDADAKKKFSQFNDSDPFWWNEAIPIWVTNQQQRNGASAAAMWPGTDVRINDTTPQFFMKYNFSVTFEERVEKIVAWLNSSNPVVSFATLYWEEPDASGHKYGPEDTENMRKVLEEVDNHIGFLTDKLKAVGLWDTINIIITSDHGMASCSAKKLIILDECIGRNNYTLIDKSPVAAVLPRQNKTDVYNLLKTCNSHMKVYFKEEIPDRFHYRHNKRIQPIILVADEGWTIVQNESLSKLGDHGYDNALPSMHPFLAARGPAFHRGYKQSTMNNVDIYPMMCHILGLTPRPHNGTFSNTKCLLADQWCINLPEAIGIVIGAFMILTTFTCIIIISKNRVTPPRPFSRLQLQYDDDDPLIG
- the ENPP4 gene encoding bis(5'-adenosyl)-triphosphatase ENPP4 isoform X1; its protein translation is MNSMLTLLFSGIVACCAHATGHSVSRLLLVSFDGFRADYLETYKLPHLQKFIADGVLVKQVTNAFITKTFPNHYTIVTGLYEESHGIVANDMYDADAKKKFSQFNDSDPFWWNEAIPIWVTNQQQRNGASAAAMWPGTDVRINDTTPQFFMKYNFSVTFEERVEKIVAWLNSSNPVVSFATLYWEEPDASGHKYGPEDTENMRKVLEEVDNHIGFLTDKLKAVGLWDTINIIITSDHGMASCSAKKLIILDECIGRNNYTLIDKSPVAAVLPRQNKTDVYNLLKTCNSHMKVYFKEEIPDRFHYRHNKRIQPIILVADEGWTIVQNESLSKCDHGYDNALPSMHPFLAARGPAFHRGYKQSTMNNVDIYPMMCHILGLTPRPHNGTFSNTKCLLADQWCINLPEAIGIVIGAFMILTTFTCIIIISKNRVTPPRPFSRLQLQYDDDDPLIG